A window of the bacterium genome harbors these coding sequences:
- a CDS encoding PIN domain-containing protein, producing MYLIDTSMILPCLWQSTREAHVNLLLELGEEEAPFVSVITRFEVMAGTIPEFLKMNRGFLDAFQQLEIDPVIADRAGLLFHDWKKKGHSLTANDLLIGATAQIHDLALVTKNAKHFPYLTAAETRKLQYLSRAGRKTSETIYFMR from the coding sequence ATGTATCTCATTGACACTTCGATGATTCTTCCTTGTTTGTGGCAATCGACCAGGGAAGCCCACGTGAACCTGCTGCTCGAACTCGGTGAGGAGGAGGCACCCTTTGTGTCCGTAATAACAAGGTTTGAAGTGATGGCTGGGACAATTCCGGAGTTTCTAAAGATGAACCGCGGTTTCCTGGATGCCTTTCAGCAGCTCGAAATCGATCCCGTAATTGCAGATCGGGCAGGGCTTTTATTTCATGACTGGAAGAAGAAAGGACACAGCTTGACCGCCAACGATCTGCTCATTGGAGCGACGGCACAAATCCATGATCTGGCGCTGGTAACTAAGAATGCAAAACATTTTCCGTATCTCACCGCGGCCGAAACACGTAAACTGCAATACCTTAGCCGCGCCGGCCGAAAAACAAGTGAAACTATTTACTTTATGAGGTGA
- a CDS encoding amidohydrolase family protein, which yields MKRLILLLFCLIIFSISPAGAAKKKPAAEEKKDVAAEINKPRADAKKITFTTDEGTWMSIDISPDGNTLIFDLLGDIYSLPAIGGTATALTKGPAYDSHPRYSPDGSRIAFTSDRSGMENLWIMDADGKKPLALTDKKEFQHKNAVWTPDGQYLIARRVDPSRAGANLPTELWMYHVRGGSGIKLTNADEINNPSGPVVSPDGRYIFFSRRSGRFSYTPNMSSGLWHIYRYDRVTGDVLALTQGFGGAARPAISPDGKKLTFVSRRDNKTVLVSRNLVSGAEEILVKDVTRDEQEGFTSSDVWPNYAFTRDGKSLVFSNHGKILKLDLASKQTINIPFTVNVEQFLAPRVTWQEKLETGPVKAKILRWPSQSPDGRWIMFDAFGRIWLQEISEGKTVGSPKRLTPDDSSLPPREYSPAFSGDGTWVAYVTWSDQEGGHVWKAPVDASAGKPQKLTRQAGHYANPAWSPKNDRLLIIQGSGLEFRGRQPEEESFFDIRWLPAEGGDPQFITTVELGDSLRFHPQAFWNQDGTRVFFRDPVERQKPTDPPKNDLVSMRLDGTDRLALLRFPTLSDIVPSSDEKWVVFTSHDNVYVAAVPNVKMKEPPEIGLKEGSVPVWRLSEAAGGYVAWADKGKTITWGLGNDFHRLTLDAALRFAEALKEKTEEKKEEEKKEAPKVPKSEVISIQLIASRPVPVGTLALKGARVITMKGEEVLENADIVIQGNRIAAIGAPGKVNIPEGAKIMDASGKTIIPGLIDTHAHMNYSAFEIFPEHKWEYIAKLAYGVTTAYDPSAPSLDVFAQAEMVEGGQMIGPRSFSSGDVLYGGQNTDIFAEVNSLEDARNQVKRMKAYGARMIKVYQQARRDQRIWFAEACREQHMLLTAEGGGELVEDLTMAMDGYTSFEHSLPVMIYNDVVQLLAKSGTYYTPTLLVSYGGPWGEPYFLQTRNLHDDPKVRRFHPHFGIDALARRGFWISPDEYHFPNVARGVAKVAQAGGNVSLGAHGGSSLLIQGIDVQWELWAMAGEGQPKDGTAMTPMQALRAATIAGADKIGFAPDLGSIEPGKMADLVVLSANPLDDIHNTNKIEWVIKNGEVFNAESMKQDWPDQMNPPKFFWQTE from the coding sequence ATGAAAAGACTAATCCTTTTATTGTTCTGCCTGATCATCTTTAGCATTTCGCCTGCCGGCGCTGCAAAGAAAAAGCCGGCGGCGGAAGAGAAAAAGGATGTTGCTGCGGAGATCAACAAACCACGCGCCGATGCGAAAAAGATTACTTTCACAACGGATGAAGGGACCTGGATGTCCATCGATATTTCACCCGATGGCAACACCTTGATTTTCGATTTGCTTGGCGACATTTACAGTCTTCCTGCAATAGGTGGAACAGCAACAGCCTTAACCAAAGGGCCTGCTTACGATAGTCATCCTCGCTATTCTCCGGATGGATCCAGAATAGCTTTCACCAGTGATCGAAGCGGAATGGAGAATCTCTGGATCATGGATGCAGACGGTAAAAAACCGCTGGCTCTTACCGATAAAAAAGAGTTTCAGCATAAAAATGCGGTTTGGACTCCGGACGGACAATACCTCATAGCCAGAAGAGTTGACCCAAGCAGGGCCGGTGCAAATCTGCCAACCGAGCTCTGGATGTATCACGTCCGTGGCGGCAGTGGAATCAAGCTGACCAACGCAGATGAAATCAATAATCCATCCGGACCGGTCGTATCCCCTGATGGCCGTTACATCTTTTTCTCGCGGCGCTCCGGAAGATTCAGTTACACACCGAACATGAGCAGTGGACTATGGCATATTTACCGCTATGACCGCGTGACAGGAGATGTGCTGGCATTAACGCAAGGTTTCGGTGGCGCGGCCCGCCCTGCAATCTCCCCGGATGGCAAGAAACTCACTTTCGTCAGCAGACGCGATAATAAGACCGTACTTGTATCCAGAAATCTCGTTTCCGGTGCCGAAGAGATACTTGTGAAGGACGTAACCCGCGATGAACAGGAAGGATTCACTTCTTCTGATGTGTGGCCGAACTACGCGTTCACACGGGATGGAAAATCGCTTGTATTTTCCAATCATGGCAAAATCCTAAAGCTGGATCTCGCATCCAAACAGACCATAAACATCCCTTTCACCGTAAACGTCGAACAATTTCTGGCGCCTCGCGTTACGTGGCAGGAGAAACTGGAAACAGGCCCGGTAAAAGCAAAAATCTTGCGTTGGCCAAGCCAATCTCCGGATGGGCGCTGGATCATGTTCGACGCTTTTGGACGCATCTGGTTACAAGAGATTTCCGAAGGGAAAACCGTTGGTTCACCCAAACGGCTCACGCCTGATGATTCTTCCTTGCCCCCGCGCGAGTATTCTCCAGCGTTTTCCGGAGATGGAACATGGGTTGCCTATGTCACATGGTCCGATCAAGAAGGGGGACATGTTTGGAAAGCGCCGGTTGACGCAAGCGCCGGCAAACCTCAAAAGCTAACCAGGCAAGCCGGCCACTATGCGAACCCAGCCTGGTCCCCCAAAAATGACCGGCTTTTGATCATTCAGGGTTCCGGTCTCGAATTTCGCGGACGGCAACCGGAAGAGGAATCATTTTTTGATATTCGGTGGTTACCGGCTGAAGGCGGAGATCCACAATTCATCACCACAGTTGAACTGGGTGATTCCCTTCGTTTCCATCCGCAAGCATTTTGGAATCAGGATGGCACGCGCGTTTTCTTCCGGGATCCGGTCGAACGTCAGAAACCCACCGATCCACCGAAAAATGACCTTGTGTCCATGCGATTGGATGGAACGGATCGGTTAGCTCTTCTAAGGTTTCCGACACTCAGCGACATTGTTCCCTCATCGGATGAAAAATGGGTTGTCTTTACTTCCCACGATAACGTCTACGTTGCCGCTGTTCCCAACGTGAAAATGAAGGAGCCTCCGGAGATTGGTCTAAAAGAAGGCTCAGTTCCCGTATGGCGATTATCGGAAGCGGCCGGGGGCTACGTAGCCTGGGCAGACAAGGGAAAAACGATTACCTGGGGCCTGGGAAACGATTTTCATCGCCTCACTCTCGATGCCGCGCTTCGTTTTGCAGAAGCCTTGAAAGAGAAAACAGAGGAGAAGAAAGAAGAGGAAAAGAAAGAAGCGCCTAAAGTTCCGAAGTCAGAAGTAATTTCGATTCAGCTTATAGCATCGCGCCCCGTGCCTGTCGGAACTCTTGCGCTGAAAGGAGCGCGGGTCATCACAATGAAAGGGGAAGAAGTGCTGGAGAATGCGGATATTGTGATTCAAGGAAACAGAATTGCCGCGATCGGTGCTCCAGGAAAAGTGAATATTCCGGAAGGCGCTAAGATTATGGATGCTTCCGGCAAAACGATCATTCCCGGATTGATTGATACGCATGCGCATATGAATTACTCAGCCTTCGAAATTTTTCCAGAACACAAATGGGAATACATTGCAAAACTCGCATACGGAGTAACAACCGCGTACGATCCGTCGGCTCCCTCTCTGGATGTGTTTGCTCAAGCGGAAATGGTAGAAGGCGGACAGATGATCGGTCCACGCAGTTTTTCTTCAGGTGATGTTCTTTATGGAGGTCAGAACACAGACATCTTTGCCGAAGTAAATAGTCTGGAAGACGCGCGAAATCAGGTGAAGAGGATGAAGGCTTACGGCGCGCGCATGATCAAGGTCTATCAACAGGCGCGGCGCGATCAGAGAATCTGGTTTGCCGAAGCCTGCCGCGAGCAACACATGTTGTTGACGGCAGAAGGTGGCGGAGAATTGGTAGAAGATCTCACGATGGCAATGGATGGTTACACTTCATTTGAGCATTCCCTTCCCGTTATGATTTACAACGATGTTGTTCAATTGCTCGCCAAGTCAGGAACGTATTACACGCCAACACTGCTTGTTTCCTACGGAGGTCCGTGGGGCGAACCTTATTTTCTTCAGACAAGAAACTTGCACGATGATCCAAAAGTCAGACGTTTTCATCCACACTTTGGAATTGATGCTCTTGCGCGAAGGGGATTCTGGATTTCACCTGATGAATATCATTTCCCGAATGTGGCCCGCGGCGTCGCGAAAGTGGCACAAGCCGGAGGAAATGTTTCGTTGGGAGCGCATGGTGGTTCCTCCTTGCTAATTCAAGGAATCGATGTGCAGTGGGAATTGTGGGCCATGGCCGGCGAAGGACAACCGAAAGATGGAACCGCAATGACTCCGATGCAGGCATTGCGTGCAGCAACCATCGCTGGAGCGGACAAAATCGGATTCGCTCCTGATCTGGGTTCTATCGAACCAGGAAAAATGGCGGATCTGGTTGTGCTTAGTGCCAATCCACTTGACGACATTCACAACACCAACAAGATCGAGTGGGTAATAAAGAATGGCGAAGTATTTAATGCGGAATCCATGAAGCAGGATTGGCCGGATCAAATGAATCCCCCGAAATTCTTCTGGCAAACAGAGTAA